One genomic region from Leptolyngbyaceae cyanobacterium JSC-12 encodes:
- a CDS encoding protein RecA (IMG reference gene:2510095035~PFAM: recA bacterial DNA recombination protein~TIGRFAM: protein RecA), which translates to MAKSSSNSSTTDNSSEKKKALNLVVTQIERNFGKGSIMRLGDATRMKVETIPTGALTLDLALGGGLPKGRVIEIYGPESSGKTTLALHAVAEVQKSGGIAAFVDAEHALDPSYASALGVDIDNLLVSQPDTGEAALEIVDQLVRSTAVDIIVVDSVAALVPRAEIEGEMGDAHVGLQARLMSQALRKIAGNMGKSGCTVIFLNQLRQKIGVTYGNPETTTGGQALKFYASVRLDIRRIQTLKKGTDEYGNRAKVKVAKNKVAPPFRIAEFDIIFGKGISSLGCLVDLAEETGVIVRKGAWYSYNGDNIAQGRDNAIKYLEERPELRQKVDQEVRQKLEMGAVVSANSIGHADGNDDEEENYLEEEE; encoded by the coding sequence ATGGCTAAATCTTCTTCCAACTCTTCTACAACTGACAACTCTTCAGAAAAGAAAAAAGCTTTAAATCTCGTAGTAACGCAAATTGAGCGGAACTTCGGGAAGGGCAGCATTATGCGCCTGGGGGATGCGACTCGGATGAAAGTTGAGACAATTCCCACAGGTGCGTTAACACTGGATCTGGCATTAGGAGGTGGTCTACCCAAGGGTCGGGTCATCGAAATCTATGGTCCCGAAAGTTCTGGTAAGACTACGCTGGCGCTTCATGCAGTTGCGGAAGTGCAGAAGTCTGGTGGAATTGCGGCTTTTGTTGATGCTGAACACGCCCTCGATCCGTCTTATGCATCTGCCCTGGGTGTGGATATTGATAATTTGCTGGTGTCTCAGCCAGATACCGGAGAAGCTGCACTGGAAATTGTGGATCAGCTGGTGCGATCGACCGCAGTTGACATCATCGTGGTGGATTCGGTGGCAGCGCTGGTACCCCGTGCCGAAATTGAAGGTGAAATGGGGGATGCCCATGTTGGGCTGCAGGCTCGATTAATGAGCCAAGCCCTACGAAAGATTGCTGGAAACATGGGCAAATCTGGTTGTACCGTCATCTTCTTAAACCAATTGCGCCAAAAAATTGGAGTTACCTATGGCAACCCAGAAACGACTACAGGAGGACAGGCACTTAAGTTTTACGCTTCTGTACGGTTGGATATTCGTCGCATTCAAACCTTAAAGAAGGGAACAGATGAGTATGGCAACCGCGCCAAGGTAAAAGTCGCTAAAAATAAAGTTGCTCCGCCCTTCCGCATTGCGGAGTTTGACATTATTTTTGGGAAGGGTATTTCCAGCTTGGGTTGTCTGGTTGATTTAGCTGAAGAAACAGGGGTAATTGTTCGTAAAGGAGCCTGGTACAGCTACAACGGCGACAACATTGCCCAAGGACGAGACAATGCCATTAAGTATTTAGAGGAACGGCCGGAACTAAGACAAAAGGTAGATCAAGAAGTTCGCCAAAAACTAGAAATGGGCGCAGTGGTCTCTGCGAACTCGATTGGTCATGCGGATGGAAATGATGACGAGGAAGAGAACTATTTAGAAGAAGAGGAATAA